A window of the Janthinobacterium agaricidamnosum NBRC 102515 = DSM 9628 genome harbors these coding sequences:
- a CDS encoding DNA alkylation repair protein, producing MTSTAAPALKDALNHSRFEQVAVDVQAVYPAFDAPLFLQLALPGLAELSLLQRVRRMSQSLRATLPQDYPAALDVLRRLIPRIRGGFTSMVPPDFVSLYGLEHFELSMAALKFFTGFGTSEFAVRAFLLADQARALAIMEGWSRDDSDAVRRLASEGCRPRLPWSFRLDALVKDPSPVASILDNLHNDSSLYVRKSVANHLNDISKDHPDWLFAQIGKWPLEQPHTRWIVKHALRTLIKQGEQRALSIIGAGAAPQVALSALAVEPRQIRLGDKVTLSFQLQSTAAEEQRLVVDYIVHYVKKSGAVSAKVFKLKEVTLPPGQAVTLSRAQSIRDFTTRIHHPGRHDVEVVVNGLSLGKDFFELSR from the coding sequence ATGACCAGCACCGCAGCCCCGGCATTAAAAGACGCGCTCAATCACAGCCGCTTCGAACAAGTCGCCGTCGATGTCCAGGCGGTGTATCCCGCATTCGATGCACCACTTTTCCTGCAACTGGCGTTGCCCGGCCTGGCTGAACTATCGCTGCTGCAACGGGTACGGCGCATGTCGCAAAGCCTGCGGGCCACCCTGCCCCAGGATTATCCGGCCGCGCTGGACGTGCTGCGGCGGCTGATACCGCGCATCCGCGGCGGTTTTACCAGCATGGTGCCGCCCGACTTTGTCAGTCTGTACGGCCTGGAGCATTTCGAGCTGTCGATGGCGGCGCTGAAATTCTTCACCGGTTTCGGCACCTCCGAATTCGCGGTACGCGCCTTCCTGCTGGCCGACCAGGCGCGCGCGCTGGCCATCATGGAAGGCTGGTCGCGCGACGACAGCGACGCGGTGCGCCGCCTGGCCAGCGAAGGCTGCCGGCCGCGCCTGCCCTGGTCGTTCCGCCTCGACGCGCTGGTCAAGGACCCGTCGCCCGTCGCGTCCATCCTCGACAACCTGCACAATGACAGCAGCCTGTACGTCCGTAAATCGGTCGCCAACCATTTGAACGACATCAGCAAGGATCATCCGGACTGGCTGTTCGCGCAGATCGGCAAGTGGCCGCTGGAACAGCCGCACACCAGGTGGATCGTCAAGCACGCCTTGCGCACGCTGATCAAGCAAGGCGAGCAGCGCGCGCTGTCCATCATCGGCGCCGGCGCCGCGCCGCAAGTGGCGCTGTCGGCACTGGCGGTGGAGCCGCGCCAGATCCGCCTGGGCGACAAGGTCACCTTGTCGTTCCAGCTGCAATCGACCGCCGCGGAAGAACAACGGCTGGTGGTCGATTACATCGTCCACTACGTCAAGAAATCCGGCGCGGTGTCGGCCAAGGTGTTCAAGCTGAAGGAAGTGACGCTGCCGCCCGGCCAGGCGGTCACGCTGAGCCGGGCCCAGAGCATCCGCGATTTCACCACCCGCATCCATCACCCGGGCCGCCATGACGTCGAAGTCGTCGTCAATGGCCTCAGCCTGGGCAAGGATTTTTTCGAGCTGTCGCGCTAG
- a CDS encoding HDOD domain-containing protein, with protein MNRLAAFQSIAAQASRGELTFPSNVAVSLKLQETLSDPDCHTDTAARLVQANPLLAARAVAIANSAAYNRSGNEITSVRVAVQRVGVRTLQSLVAALIVRQLGSAITDPLLKAKADQLWEHTAHVAALSQVIARRVTRVDPETALFAGIMHEVGGFYMLSRAAEFPGILDGEPEDWVDHGEQQIGLGVLNKLAVPDPVMVAIGALWEGLRALPPESLGDTLLLANDLAPVASPLHELRIAVENRAARSIDCEIGDDTLNHILTEASDEVKSLLAVLML; from the coding sequence ATGAACAGACTAGCCGCCTTCCAGAGCATTGCCGCCCAAGCCAGCCGGGGCGAACTGACCTTTCCCAGCAATGTGGCGGTGTCGCTGAAGCTGCAGGAAACCCTGAGCGACCCGGACTGTCATACCGATACGGCGGCCAGGCTGGTGCAAGCCAATCCGCTGCTGGCGGCGCGTGCGGTGGCGATCGCCAATTCAGCGGCCTACAACCGTTCCGGCAATGAGATCACCAGCGTGCGCGTGGCGGTGCAGCGGGTCGGCGTGCGCACCTTGCAATCGCTGGTGGCGGCGCTGATCGTGCGCCAGCTCGGCAGCGCCATCACCGATCCGCTGTTGAAGGCCAAGGCCGACCAGCTGTGGGAACACACGGCCCACGTCGCCGCGCTGTCGCAAGTGATCGCGCGGCGCGTCACCAGGGTCGATCCGGAAACCGCGCTGTTCGCCGGCATCATGCATGAAGTCGGCGGTTTCTACATGCTGTCGCGGGCCGCCGAATTCCCCGGCATCCTGGATGGCGAACCGGAAGACTGGGTCGATCACGGCGAACAGCAAATCGGCCTCGGCGTGCTGAACAAGCTGGCCGTGCCGGATCCGGTCATGGTCGCCATCGGCGCGCTGTGGGAAGGCTTGCGCGCGCTGCCGCCGGAATCGCTGGGCGACACGCTGCTGCTGGCGAACGACCTGGCGCCGGTGGCCTCGCCGCTGCACGAATTGCGCATCGCCGTCGAAAACCGCGCCGCGCGCAGCATCGATTGCGAGATCGGCGACGATACGCTGAACCATATCCTGACCGAAGCGAGCGATGAAGTGAAGTCGCTGCTGGCGGTGCTGATGCTGTAA